Sequence from the Hylaeus volcanicus isolate JK05 chromosome 1, UHH_iyHylVolc1.0_haploid, whole genome shotgun sequence genome:
attatttagaagaaCGCTACGAAACacagaaaataaagattttaataaaaaacagagATCACTGAGGTGCGAAGTGATTAATGCACTCCCGATTTAACGAGTTGTTGTCTAACTTCATTTGTGGGTTGATAGCAGGTCAGTGGGTGGGCTAATCAGTATACAAGGTGGtctgtttatttctttttaattttatatactggGAACTGTTCAATTTCAATGATTAAACGTCTCGAATTGTATGGATCTGAGGGATCTTAGAATTAGATGGaagtctttttattttttacgtgGAGGAACCCTTCGAAAGACATCACCTTTCAGGGAAAGACCAGGGATagtgataaataaaagtaagtatatattttcaacattttataatacgtAATCCTTGATAATGGTAAGTATAAATACAAGTATTTTAAAGGTaagtttaattgcaattataattAGTCTCAATGTTGCATTTGTAGTTCTTTCTTCACATATACAATGTACAAATGTCATatgttaacattttaaatgatcGTACGAACGATCTAATTGATCGAGTAGTGATTGATTATCTATAAAAACAACTGAATTAAGTCAATAAAGTTGCGTAAACAAATGACAACAACAAATTCTCGTGTCGAGAATATCCTGGACTTCGATTGAAAGTGTTTATGCTTTGAACTGAATACCACAGAGTAGTTTTATTGTGTACAAAATCCAGATTagctttaaacaaattaataataatctgtACAAATGAATTGATccgaaaataacaataatgtcCTATGGTTTTGTTATTTGGCCAGAAACGTGTCAAGCGACACTGTAACCACCTAGCGGTGAGAAGGTGGAACTAAAATTATCGACATTacagaaaaaatttaaaaaatacttatataatttattttattacgtttaataataaacttgtAGCTATAAAACAAACACTGGGGCATTAAAACTCATTAGTAGAAgttaaaataagtaattaagTAAAATGCCGGTAATTAGTTGACAGTGGCACCATCGGCGGCAAAATGTCCAAGTTTGTCCCCGAACAGTTTCAGACTTCACCcgatagatggcgccatttgttttttatttaaaaaaataaattatttaagggttaaaaaaatggtttctattcaaattttaatatcacattgcTGGCTCacttatttgttaataataaacaaaatatttttataaacatacaaatggcgccatctagcgctAAACAaaggaactattcgaggacaaacttgagcgttttcccgagagaggcgctgaccaaactctgAAATTAGTTCACCTTCTGGCCGTTAGTTAGCGCCactagtttaaaaaaaaactcaataTATCATTGTTATCCTCGCATAATTCATTTGTATAgggtattattaatttatttagaaccTAATCTAATCAACAAATACCAATATCAAAGGTTCTAACAAGTATttcgtatatttaaaaaaataaataacgaattttaGTTCCACCCTCtgaccgctagatggcgatactGTTTCGGGGTCCATAAACTGAACAAATAACAGAAATTGCGAATATTACTGTTATTCTcggattaatttatttatacagagtattattaatttgtttaaaactaaTCTGTACTTTGTAcacaataaaattctatttactcTAAAACTACTCTGTAAAATTACTCTGTGGTTTACATATCAAAGTATAAACCTTTGCAGTCAAAGTCAGGTTATCCCCGACACGAATGTTTACCATTTGTTTACGCAACTCTATTGACTCGACTTAGTTGTTTTTAGAGATAAACAATAACTATTCGGTTGACTGGATCGTTGCACGATCACTTAGAATGTTTATATATGACGTTTATGCGttgtatatgtaaaaaataaacatgataACTCTGCCAGACCTTCGTATTTCCTACATATATCCGTAGCATGATTACGATATTCTTTTGATGAACAGCACAAAGCTGTAATTGTAACCTAGTCGTTCTATTATTCTTTTCGTATTATCTTTCCTCTGTtattgcatatttttgttGCAATATTTTGCATACCATTGCTCTGAAATGcctaaaagaaaacaagagcGCAATACAGTTGAAGATGTACAAAGTAGTGATGATGAATTTTGTACAGTGTATTTGGATACAGATGTCGAAGATACTTACAACAATAGTAGTTCTGACACTGGTGGTGACACAGACTGTATAAAAAAACGTGTAAAGCACTTAGAGATATCAAGCGATAGTGAACTAGAagactttgaaatatttgaggGAGAATTGAAAGAATATACTGCTTGGCATGAAGTTACAAGCGAAGACATAAATCCTCCAAAGCTAAATTTCTCACCAGGACCAAAGAATGTTGGACCACAGACTCCTGAATCTTGCGTAGAgccaattgattttttcaaactgttttTCACAGATGAATTACTCTCAAATATCATAGAGCAGACGAATCGATATGCcaatgagaaaattaaagagaaaaatttgtctaaacgTTCTATTTGGAACAATTGGGTGGATGTTACCGTAGAGGAGATGTCAGCATTCATAGGAGTTATATTAAACATGGGTATCATCATAACTCGTAACTTGAAAGACTACTGGTCTCAGCAACACAACTCGAGGATACCATTTTTCTATGAGATCTTTCGAAGAGCAAGATTTCAACAAATCTTTTGGATGCTACATCTACACGTAAACGTTTCAAACGACAAAAGCATTACGACGAGAATACAAAAGATTGGTAATTACTTAGACTACatcgataataaattcaaagaatatttCGTTCCTGGGAAGGAGTTGTAcgtcgacgaatcgatcgtAAAATTTAAAGGAAGAAGTAGTTTCGTTACATACAATCCCAAAAAGCTAACAAAATGGGGAATTCGAATTTACATTTTAGTAGATTCCAATACTGGatacatatattcatttttaccaTATTATGGCAGCTACACTGTAGAGTCTCTAATGCGATCTGAGCTTCCCGTAACATCGAGAATCGTGCTGCATTTATACCAacaagtattaaattttaatcctGAAGCTCAAGGCTATCATATATTCACCGACAGAtcttatacaaatttaattctggCCCaggaattattgaaattgaaatgttatatTACCGGAACGATGCAGCCAAAGCGGAAGTATGTTCCAGAGATAATAAAAGAACCAGAATTTAAAGACAACAACGTCTTTGCTTGTCGATCTGGGAACTTGTTACTATTGGCATGGAAAGATAAAGAAGTAATCACGATGCTGAGCACTCTGCATTCATCCGAAATGGAATCGGTAAATTCACGAGTGCACGGGGGTGTTATCGTTCGTAAACAAAAACCAAGAATGATTATCGAGTACGATAAACATATGGGTTGCGCAGATAAGATAGATCACAGCAATTCTTATACATTTTTACGCAAATCTCATAAATGGTGGAGGAAGCTGTTCTTTTGGGGATTGGAGTTGTGTGCTAGAAACAGTTACATTTTGTACAAGGAGTCTTTAAGAACGGAAGGTAAAACTCCAATGGCACACTTGATATTCTTACGAAAATTAGTAGACCAATTAGTGGGCAGTTTTCGCGATGGATGTACATCACGAGGCAGACCGTCTACTTCCGATAAGGAAGAAAGGCTTAACGGAAAGCTTCATATACTTCGACGAAACGACAGAGGTCGAAGCAGAGATTGCTTGGTGTGCTCTAATAGGAGGGTTAAAGGTGGAAGACGAGAATCGGCGTACCACTGTGATACTTGTTCTCGGAAACCAGGACTTCACATAGGGGACTGTTTCGAGAAGTATCATACTcaggaaaattataaaacgcaatacttaataaaatacGATTAGAAGTGTCGCCTTTCATTGGacaatttgattaaataaaattaattttattcaacgacaATGTTTCCCCTTTCCTGAGCGAATATAATTCCTACCAACGGGGTACCCTCGTAccaaagtaaaatttgtaaagagTTAGTTTCTCGTACGCATGCGATTTTTCATTTGGATATCATTACACATCGTTATCTATTGTAAGGTTTTCATTATTCAAGCGTATTCGTtagttatattttcttttcatcaaaATGAATTATCGTCAGAATTACATAAAGAACTTTGTTactaaattgaaaatttgtaaatcgaaTTTAGACTCGAAATGTAAAAAGTTCCTACTTCCATGTATTCCAGGtgcatttaattaatcaataatcgtgtaattaaaatctattaccttaaattttgtaatatagaTCTTTTTGCTCggtttaattacatttaatgatgtaataaataaatattcaagtaatATAAGCGTTCACGGAACCTCTACTTTTCTCCCTTTTAATTTAGGTAAAAAAGCTAAACAAATCCGTTAAAATAACTGCTACGGTAACGAATATTAAAGTGGCCGAGATTGTCGCGTTAAAGCATCACGAAAATTTCACGAGCGTCCTTTCCGAATGGAAACGTTTCACGCGCGGCGACGCGGTAGAAATGTCTGCGCCTGAAACGGAACCAGCAGGAGGAATTAGAtcataaaatgattaaattagaAAGCGTCGCGATTCTTTCGCGTCGGTGAACGCCACCTCCATTTCGATGCTTTCATAATTTCCGTTGTTCTCCCATGAAAACTAATTAACGCGCGCGGCGACATCAATCAACGACCTTTGGCAAAAAATCTTGCGAACAACCGTCCGACATCTTTGTTTCTAAAAGCACCATTAAGTTCTCCTGGAACACGCGCAGTCTTTGAACTTCTTTATATGAGATtagtatattatttcttaatctTTCGACCTGTAGTTACAAATAATCGAATACAAAGGCACCCAATTCCTATACCTAACGTCACTGGTGTACGTATGGACGAATTAACGAGACCTAATGGATGCCTTGCCGCGTCTGCAATTATCTTTCTTCTTCCGGAAACCTTGCAACACTGCTATCTCAGTAACACAGTTCTTTTGCGCTCTAATGGAAACGTTGGAACGGGCTAGCGTTGTAAGTGGCTTCCGCCACCAGCTCCACTGGCCATTAATTTGCGATATGAATTAAAATCGAGGCGGCAGTCTTCGCTGGGACTCTGGAGCGACCACCTGGAAAGTCTGGATAATCCTGCGAGGCAAAACAATCGATCACGACTCATTTACATAACGATTAGGCGAATGCACGTCGCCTATAGTGTGTCTAGTTCAGTGACGACTGTTTAGAAGTCTAACGATTCAAGGACTCCCAGTGATTGTCGCGAGCCTGATCGACACGTTGCAGGAAAATCGCGTCCTTTCAACAGGATCCTTTGTAGGAACTATTTGCAGCAGAATGGTTAACAAGAAGATGGTGTCTCTTCCGTACCCGTTCTCCTTAGAGGAAGAACTAAAGAAGAACCCCGAGATCAAGATGTCGGATGTAGAGATGCTGAGGGAATGGTGCGAGAAGCAGCAACACTTGCCAAAGATAACGGATCAGCTTCTGGTCATGTTCCTGCACAGCAATTACTATAGCATGGAGGCTGCAAAGAACACGGCGGAGAATTTCTTCACCATCAGGTCCCACGTTCCTGAGTTCTTCTCGATGAGGGACCCTTTGGGATCGAAGGAGCTGCGCCAGGCCTTCAATGTCGggtaagtttttttttttttttcaaatttctgaaCGTGCagttttttatgtttctttattaaatgctCTTAATTGTTACACAGAGTTCGATATATTCATCGGAAATCGCTGGAAGTAAATCACAATTGATATGCTTAGacttatgtataataattattatacactaCGCGTAACTATTTAGATCCTCTTGAGTCCTCTGCAAAGGTCCAAGCAGCATTTCGTGTAGTTTCCTGTATAGTGTGCCTCGAAGTACTGATATTTCAACTACCTTTTTAATCTACTCGCTTTTTACGTAATTTGGATAAATTCCGTACCGAAGTTATTCTCACCAATTGTTTAATCCATCTTGTCCCTTTACAGAGCCGCCACTGAACTGCCCAGCTTGTCCAAGGATGGCTACAAGATACTGTTCGGAAAATTGATGGACCCCGACCCATCGCACTATTCCTTCGACGACCTCACCAAGTCGTTCTTCATGATGTCCGATTTGGTTGGTCTGAAAACTGGAACCATAGatggatatatttttatcgggGACTCGACGGATGTGTCGCTGGGTCACGTGGGTCGAATGAGTCCCATGGGAGTGAAGAAGCTAGTGATGTACCTTCAGGAAGCGATACCTGTTCGTTTGAAGGgaatacatttcattaacaCGCCGTCAGTGATGGACCTGATAATGAACATGGCGAAGCCATTTATGAAGAAGGAACTGTGGAGCATGGTGAGATGATGATTAGATCAGCGCAATCTAcgtgaatatatatttttactcaattttctctctatatattgtaaattatgACAAATAGCATATATCAACATCGGTGTTGTCGAAAACATTATCGAGTGTAGCgtttattctaattaattctacgTTAGTAGAACTGGTCATCCTTGAAGTCGCTTTTCTGTTGatgattgtataattatttattctcgtCAGCATGTGTTTCGCGAAAAACTTGTGTTATTTATTGTTGGTTCTTATTAGAGCTGGGATCGCTGGTCCTCTCGATAAGGGAGGGGAGAGACATTCGCcaagataagaatttttaccATTTCGCTATCGAAAGTCGTAGGGTAAGGATTGTAACGAGCCTGATTTTGTACAAGTTGAATCAATTCTCACGTTCATTGATTTTCACTCGGTCGGTTGCGAGATAATATCCTTTGCTCTTTCCTCCTCGACGTTCGATTACGTAAACAGTGATTACTGAAAGTAAATCTCCATGTTAGACATTGTGTAGAACGACAATTTACCGGTC
This genomic interval carries:
- the LOC128875469 gene encoding piggyBac transposable element-derived protein 4-like, with translation MPKRKQERNTVEDVQSSDDEFCTVYLDTDVEDTYNNSSSDTGGDTDCIKKRVKHLEISSDSELEDFEIFEGELKEYTAWHEVTSEDINPPKLNFSPGPKNVGPQTPESCVEPIDFFKLFFTDELLSNIIEQTNRYANEKIKEKNLSKRSIWNNWVDVTVEEMSAFIGVILNMGIIITRNLKDYWSQQHNSRIPFFYEIFRRARFQQIFWMLHLHVNVSNDKSITTRIQKIGNYLDYIDNKFKEYFVPGKELYVDESIVKFKGRSSFVTYNPKKLTKWGIRIYILVDSNTGYIYSFLPYYGSYTVESLMRSELPVTSRIVLHLYQQVLNFNPEAQGYHIFTDRSYTNLILAQELLKLKCYITGTMQPKRKYVPEIIKEPEFKDNNVFACRSGNLLLLAWKDKEVITMLSTLHSSEMESVNSRVHGGVIVRKQKPRMIIEYDKHMGCADKIDHSNSYTFLRKSHKWWRKLFFWGLELCARNSYILYKESLRTEGKTPMAHLIFLRKLVDQLVGSFRDGCTSRGRPSTSDKEERLNGKLHILRRNDRGRSRDCLVCSNRRVKGGRRESAYHCDTCSRKPGLHIGDCFEKYHTQENYKTQYLIKYD